One window of Drosophila busckii strain San Diego stock center, stock number 13000-0081.31 chromosome 3L, ASM1175060v1, whole genome shotgun sequence genomic DNA carries:
- the LOC108599381 gene encoding nucleolar and coiled-body phosphoprotein 1, with translation MDIPSTGAIFTLGKSHLAENTQSYFYIKNDPVKRLISGPHQSAVICESGRLFVWGENHYGQLGIGGHGNKNNNNNGNGNGNGNGDIVSKPTCVKSLKTLGLKICDAAYGNNWAVIMTLSNEVFFTGRNIFPLDTHVAQHFTSAVVEQQPCAIIRKPFRLEEFDDYLSKNEETDNFITVQAGNEHFVVLTTTGRLIGCGSNAKQQLGDLEPDYDGHPVEIVLDAAVQQFACGPESTLVLTASGSLFLTGRLNEFVFAKFTELQKNLSATEQIIFMHISKISEIFIVTNVGNIYRSHESLRNKSLVFQRFYDYDSEENGPIWKLLKGFSFYAVLSKANKFLTTFSESGHHLKTFREISKFKNLRLLDIAVGDQHILVQGIPRSNQLSATVTAEPHSYMSRSFVLQPKDANGNEQRSASGKSLTKQKALKELETETHEELQAMGGSVAAAAGAGVATLEAVKHMSNEGQHEEKVEPAHETTDEANGNVIQELESEQNLQQQAEKVEQTKENEQGDNSKAEQQEMEPPKEEAASVAAVKSPKKVTENLDMTSTAPPVDTPVKQPTDSTALESLAKLPTPPAHTPTPPTSPAESMKSSKSHALERKDSQETKLRPHTPYPDSSAASTPQTVKRTPIRNFSYEAAMLHDDIDHTSPELVNSLDTVEENPLGIQISTPTPPTEEDEQLAVEITTKEDALDSSKVINEIRFINNGVDVTANVKQQMPDTPLADSIEELESDGEQMLHDLEQHVDKIVDEQQAAVAKASMGMGDSIENKLLETRNSIQTTMKKAATGARSAVETAGDRISTGAREAVDAAGKGAQRMADGARDAVDAAGKNAQRLASDAMHSMEQAGSNAAKAAANTRDSMGKAMDTVTNKISNEVQGAKENISSLFQIKAAKEVQLTTTPSTTPEDMEVKRNSGSVEGEEDERTTASVNSNHNSAGNSHPFEPANSNFNEEDMDPLDAVVERGKKAMQDELRALEEQRSQSHLQKPGQKDKEGAEQSKGFVQQILDGMRLSCRNEKAVQIEDEPPPQTQPAQPPHYSKNKVNSELSLQNGHNGEQQSSRVCTIL, from the exons atggATATACCCAGCACGGGCGCCATATTTACGCTGGGCAAATCCCACTTGGCAGAGAATACGCAAAgctatttctatataaaaaacgaTCCGGTTAAACGCTTGATATCCGGTCCACATCAGAGTGCCGTTATATGTG AATCAGGACGTCTTTTTGTTTGGGGCGAGAATCATTATGGACAGCTTGGCATTGGCGGGcatggcaacaaaaataacaacaacaatgggaatggcaatgggaatgggaatggcgATATAGTGAGCAAACCCACTTGCGTCAAGTCATTGAAAACTTTGGGTTTGAAGATATGTGATGCCGCCTATGGCAATAATTGGGCTGTCATTATGACGC TCTCCAATGAGGTTTTCTTTACGGGACGCAATATATTTCCGCTGGACACACATGTGGCGCAGCATTTCACCAGCGCTGtggtggagcagcagccatgcGCCATCATACGCAAGCCCTTTCGGCTGGAGGAATTCGATGACTATCTGTCCAAGAACGAGGAGACCGACAACTTTATCACAGTGCAAGCTGGCAATGAACACTTTGTCGTGCTGACCA CCACTGGGCGTTTGATTGGCTGCGGCTCgaatgccaagcagcagctgggcgACTTGGAGCCGGACTATGATGGCCATCCCGTCGAAATCGTTTTAGatgctgcagtgcagcagtTTGCCTGCGGTCCGGAGTCTACTTTGGTGCTTACAGCAAGCGGCAGTTTGTTTCTAACCGGACGCCTTAATGAGTTTGTCTTTGCCAAGTTCACGGAGCTGCAGAAGAATCTCTCGGCAACGGAGCAGATTATCTTTATGCACATCTCGAAGATTAgcgaaatatttattgttaccAATGTGGGCAACATTTATCGCAGCCACGAGTCGCTGCGCAACAAGAGTTTGGTCTTTCAGCGTTTCTACGACTACGATAGCGAGGAGAACGGTCCCATTTGGAAGCTGCTCAAGGGCTTCTCCTTCTACGCAGTGCTTAGCAAGGCCAACAAGTTCTTGACAACCTTCTCTGAGAGCGGTCATCACTTGAAGACCTTTCGTGAGATTTCCAAATTCAAAAATCTGCGTCTGCTGGACATTGCTGTGGGAGATCAGCATATACTGGTGCAGGGCATACCCAGATCCAACCAACTGTCGGCTACAGTGACCGCAGAGCCGCATAGTTATATGAGTCGCAGCTTTGTGCTGCAGCCGAAGGATGCAAATGGCaatgagcagcgcagcgccagCGGCAAAAGTCTAACCAAGCAAAAGGCGCTCAAGGAGCTGGAAACTGAGACACATGAGGAACTGCAGGCTATGGGTGGCAGcgtagcagctgcagcaggcgcaggGGTGGCCACGCTGGAGGCTGTCAAGCACATGAGCAATGAGGGACAGCATGAAGAGAAAGTTGAGCCAGCGCATGAGACGACAGATGAAGCCAATGGCAATGTAATCCAAGAGCTGGAAAGCGAGcaaaacttgcagcagcaagcggAAAAAGTGGAGCAGACAAAGGAAAATGAACAAGGCGATAACAGCAAAGCGGAGCAGCAGGAAATGGAGCCGCCAAAAGAGGAAGCTGCGTCAGTTGCAGCAGTGAAAAGTCCAAAGAAAGTAACAGAAAATCTAGATATGACATCCACGGCACCACCTGTGGACACACCAGTGAAGCAGCCCACTGACTCAACTGCATTGGAGTCTTTAGCCAAGCTGCCAACTCCGCCTGCACATACGCCCACGCCGCCCACGTCGCCCGCAGAATCTATGAAGTCAAGCAAATCTCACGCGCTGGAGCGAAAAGACAGCCAGGAGACAAAGCTGCGACCACACACGCCCTATCCCGACAGCAGCGCTGCGAGCACGCCGCAAACTGTAAAGCGAACGCCCATACGCAATTTTTCATATGAGGCAGCGATGCTGCATGACGATATCGATCACACCTCGCCGGAATTGGTCAACAGTCTGGATACAGTGGAGGAGAATCCGTTGGGCATACAGATATCCACGCCCACGCCACCCACCGAGGAGGATGAGCAGCTGGCGGTGGAGATAACAACCAAAGAGGATGCCTTGGACAGCAGCAAAGTGATTAACGAAATACGTTTTATTAATAATGGCGTCGATGTCACCGCCAATGTGAAACAGCAAATGCCAGATACGCCGCTGGCTGATTCCATTGAAGAGCTGGAATCGGATGGTGAACAAATGCTGCACGATCTGGAGCAGCATGTGGACAAAATTGTGGACGAACAGCAGGCAGCTGTGGCGAAGGCCAGCATGGGCATGGGTGAtagcattgaaaataaactgCTGGAGACACGCAACTCAATACAGACAACAATGAAGAAGGCAGCCACTGGGGCACGGTCCGCCGTTGAGACAGCTGGTGACCGCATCTCAACTGGTGCTCGTGAGGCGGTAGATGCAGCTGGCAAAGGTGCACAGCGCATGGCAGACGGAGCCAGAGATGCGGTTGATGCTGCGGGCAAGAACGCTCAGCGTTTAGCTAGCGATGCTATGCATTCGATGGAACAGGCGGGCAGCAATGCAGCTAAAGCGGCTGCTAACACAAGAGATTCTATGGGCAAAGCCATGGACACGGTTACCAACAAGATATCCAACGAGGTGCAGGGCgccaaagaaaatatttcatcACTGTTTCAGATTAAGGCAGCTAAGGAGGTGCAGCTGACGACGACGCCATCTACCACACCGGAGGATATGGAGGTGAAGCGTAACAGTGGTTCCGTTGAGGGCGAGGAGGATGAGCGGACCACAGCGTCTGTAAACTCGAATCACAATTCAGCTGGGAACAGCCATCCCTTCGAGCCCGCCAATAGCAATTTCAACGAAGAGGACATGGATCCCCTCGATGCGGTGGTGGAGCGCGGCAAGAAAGCTATGCAGGATGAACTACGGGCCTTGGAAGAACAGCGCTCTCAATCTCACCTTCAGAAGCCGGGACAAAAAGATAAAGAAGGAGCGGAGCAAAGCAAGGGATTTGTCCAGCAAATACTAGATGGCATGCGCCTATCATGCCGTAACGAAAAAGCTGTTCAAATTGAGG ATGAGCCACCGCCGCAAACGCAGCCCGCGCAGCCTCCACactacagcaaaaacaaagttaataGCGAGCTGAGTTTGCAGAACGGTCACAATGGGGAACAGCAATCGTCCCGTGTATGCACTATCTTATAA